Part of the Deltaproteobacteria bacterium genome is shown below.
GTCGAAGAAGGTCCTGTTTGCCGCGGCCGACACTTTCCGGGCCGCGGCGATCGAGCAACTCGAGATCTGGGCCCAGAGGGTGGGGGCCCAGGTGATCAAACACAAAAGCGGAGCGGATCCTTCTGCTGTGGCCTACGATGCCGTCCACGCCGCCCGCTCCCGTGGCGCTGATCTGCTCTTCATAGACACCGCAGGACGCCTCCACACCCAGGTCAACCTGATGGAGGAGCTGAAAAAGGTGAAGAGAATCGTGAACCGGGAGATGCCGCAGGCTCCCCATGAGACACTCCTGGTTCTCGACGCCACTACGGGGCAGAATGCCATCTCCCAGGCCAGCCTCTTCCATGAGGCCCTTGGAGTCACAGGGATAGCCCTGACCAAGCTTGACGGGACGGCCAAGGGGGGTATCGTAGTCGCCATCTGCCACGACCTCGGGCTCCCCGTTTACTACGTTGGGGTGGGTGAGGGTCTCGAAGATCTCCAACCCTTCAAGGCCGAGGCCTTTGTCGAGGCCTTGTTCCAATGAGAAATCGACTGCCCGGCTGCATGGTCTTCCAGACACATCGGGCCGGCAAAATGGCCGGGTCCTGTTGAGATGCCCGGATACGACCGGCGGGGAAGAGGGAACCTCTCACCCCCGGGATTCTAGACATACTCGGTCCGGCCTTTCCGGCGCACCATCTCTGAGAAACGCCTGACTTCTTGGGACCTCTTGATGTCGGCCAGGAGCAAT
Proteins encoded:
- the ftsY gene encoding signal recognition particle-docking protein FtsY yields the protein MKGRFVDKSGFLHTLRKGLSKTHQGLVGRLERIFSGKSRMDPDLLDELEEILITADLGVRTASELLDGVRKALPPRAAASPERVKEVLQKDILEILRGAERTVSVDQRPFVFLVVGVNGVGKTSTIGKLANHYRNGSKKVLFAAADTFRAAAIEQLEIWAQRVGAQVIKHKSGADPSAVAYDAVHAARSRGADLLFIDTAGRLHTQVNLMEELKKVKRIVNREMPQAPHETLLVLDATTGQNAISQASLFHEALGVTGIALTKLDGTAKGGIVVAICHDLGLPVYYVGVGEGLEDLQPFKAEAFVEALFQ